Proteins from a genomic interval of Heptranchias perlo isolate sHepPer1 chromosome 19, sHepPer1.hap1, whole genome shotgun sequence:
- the LOC137335506 gene encoding uncharacterized protein — protein sequence MDSRCGTILSPSYTPLVVSPWSRDAGTTSRTSQTISADTGLLSWAEVEPAQVPVTQCHCLDWVSPVASGPSPAGKLRSWCRRTDWFLKYQLVAWLGSFQKFKSQTEQLTFRPGCCLPALSLRPLSLSARSLSPPALSLRPLSLSPPALSLRPLSLSPPALSLRPLSLSPPALSLSAPLSLSPPALSLSARSLSLRPLSLSARSLSPPVLSLCPLSLSACSLSLPALSLSARSLSLCPLSLSLPALSLSLCPLSLSLSACSLSLSLPALSLSAFSLSLCLLSLSLPALSLSLPALSLSLCLLSLSLPALSLSACSLSLCLLSLSLCLHSLSLSLPALSLSLCLLSLPARSLSLCLLALSLSACSLSLSACSLSLCLLSLSLCLLSLSLPALSLSLPALSLSACSLSLSACSLSLPALSLSLCLLSLSLPALSLSLCLLSLSLPALSLPLPVLSLPLPALSPSACSLSLCLLSLPLSALSPSACTLSLCLHSLPLPALSPSACSLSLCLLSLPALSPSLPAPSLSPSLSLSPSLSLSLSLSLSLSLSALFLSLSLLSLSLSLSALFLSLSLLSLSLSLLSFSLSLPALSLLSLSLLSFSALFLSLSLSVCSLSLSLCALSLCALSLCALSLCALSLRSLSFSFSALFLFLSALCLSALFLLSLSLSLSLCSLSLSLLAFSALFLCSLSPLFFFLFLSLSSLSAFSL from the exons ATGGACAGTCGG TGCGGCACCATTCTGTCCCCCTCGTACACGCCATTGGTTGTGTCTCCCTGGAGCAGAGACGCCGGAACCACCTCTAGAACCTCCCAAACCATCTCCGCTGACACCGGCTTACTGTCGTGGGCTGAGGTGGAACCTGCCCAGGTTCCTGTGACCCAGTGCCACTGCCTGGACTGGGTTTCACCGGTCGCTTCAGGCCCCAGTCCTGCAGGAAAACTGAGAAGTTGGTGCAGACGGACTGACTGGTTTCTGAAATATCAGCTCGTTGCTTGGCTCGGATCATTTCAAAAGTTCAAGTCGCAGACAGAACAGTTAACATTTAGACCAGGCTGCTgtctgcccgctctctctctccgcccgctctctctctccgcccgctctctctctccgcccgctctctctctccgcccgctctctctctctccgcccgctctctctctccgcccgctctctctctctccgcccgctctctctctccgcccgctctctctctctccgcccgctctctctctctccgccccgctctctctctctccgcccgctctctctctctccgcccgctctctctctctccgcccgctctctctctccgcccgctctctctctccgcccgttctctctctctgcccgctctctctctccgcctgctctctctctctgcccg ctctctctctctctgcccgctctctctctctctgcccgctctctctctccctgcccgctctctctctctctctctgcccgctctctctctctctctctgcctgctctctctctctctctctgcctgctctctctctctctgccttctctctctctctctgccttctctctctctctctgcctgctctctctctctctctgcctgctctctctctctctctctgcctgctctctctctctctgcctgctctctctctctctgcctgctctctctctctctgcctgctctctctctctctctgcctgcactctctctctctctctctgcctgctctctctctctctctctgcctgctctctctgcctgctcgctctctctctctctgcctgctcgctctctctctctctgcctgctctctctctctctctgcctgctctctctctctctgcctgctctctctctctctctgcctgctctctctctctctgcctgctctctctctctctctgcctgctctctctctctctgcctgctctctctctctctctgcctgctctctctctctgcctgctctctctctctctctctgcctgctctctctctctctgcctgctctctctctctctctctgcctgctctctctctctctgcctgctctctctctccctctgcctgttctctctctccctctgcctgcactctctccctctgcctgctctctctccctctgcctgctctctctccctctgtctgcactctctccctctgcctgcactctctccctctgcctgcactctctccctctgcctgcactctctccctctgcctgctctctctccctctgcctgctctctctccctgctctctctccctccctccctgctccctctctctctccctctctctctctctctccctctctctccctctctctctctctctccctttctctctctctctctgctctctttctctctctctccctgctctctctttctctctctctctctgctctctttctctccctctccctgctctctctttctctctctctgctctctttctctctctctctccctgctctctcccttctctctctctctctcctctctttctctgctctctttctctctctctctctctctgtgtgctctctttctctctctctctgcgctctctctctctgcgctctctctctctgcgctctctctctctgcgctctctctctgcgctctctctctttctctttctctgctctctttctctttctctctgctctctgtctctctgctctctttctcctctctctttctctctctctctctctctgctctctctctctctctctgctcgctttctctgctctctttctctgctctctttctcctctctttttctttctctttctctctctctcctctctctctgccttctctctCTAA